In the Advenella kashmirensis WT001 genome, one interval contains:
- a CDS encoding c-type cytochrome, translated as MSQWQKLGVSLIFFFQINTSWGQSAKIEPAQFLAGACISCHTLNTTTTSAIPSLVGVPSKSILSDMLDYANDKRAGLLMPQIAKGYTREQMEMIANYFSSLEPL; from the coding sequence ATGAGTCAGTGGCAAAAACTCGGGGTCAGCCTGATATTTTTCTTTCAAATTAATACCAGCTGGGGGCAGTCCGCCAAAATAGAGCCCGCTCAGTTCCTGGCCGGCGCCTGTATTAGTTGCCACACGTTGAATACAACAACGACATCTGCCATACCGAGCCTGGTCGGTGTCCCGTCAAAATCCATCCTGTCAGACATGCTTGACTATGCAAATGACAAGCGTGCCGGGCTCTTAATGCCGCAGATAGCAAAAGGCTATACCCGCGAGCAAATGGAGATGATCGCCAATTATTTTTCTTCGCTGGAACCATTATGA
- a CDS encoding ATP-binding protein produces MSLRVRLLLIIGLGLSALWTAVAAWMFLDARQSLIDALDNRLAASARMVAGMVAQLPEPAYLTAQKSAKPFDLIARDGVACEVSLLRSQITARALVRTAGGPDLTQANAGFGTHMYGKKRWRTYMLRQGNIQIATADSMDTREALVKELALSAGVPFLVALFGSLIMLWFCITHGIAPLERVRDVLAKRKPGDDSPLAPIKAPLELQPLLNTIEQLLERLQGAILRERRFTDNAAHELRTPLTGIKTHIQVAGLAAELPDDNKTLKTALSKADHGVLQLQGILDRLLSLARLDDDAVPAESCDPLEVVYTAAEQLQASYPDIKNRVLIKAENSVASLNVARPLLLSATQNLIDNALRYTPDDIPIIVQITQPNIGRIRISVLDEGPGLNAHDRAHAVNRFWRRDRSVPGSGLGLSIVDAIARRHHGTFELLARAGHGLEARLEFPI; encoded by the coding sequence ATGAGTCTGCGTGTACGGCTGCTTCTAATTATCGGGCTTGGCTTATCGGCTCTGTGGACTGCGGTCGCAGCGTGGATGTTTCTGGATGCGCGCCAGTCCCTCATTGACGCGCTGGACAATCGCCTGGCCGCTTCGGCACGAATGGTGGCCGGCATGGTTGCGCAGCTTCCTGAACCCGCCTATCTGACTGCGCAAAAAAGCGCAAAACCCTTTGATCTTATTGCCCGCGATGGCGTAGCCTGCGAAGTCAGCCTGTTGCGCAGCCAGATAACAGCCCGGGCGCTCGTGCGCACGGCGGGCGGCCCCGACCTGACTCAAGCCAATGCCGGCTTTGGCACGCATATGTATGGCAAGAAACGATGGCGCACTTATATGCTCAGGCAAGGCAATATCCAGATTGCTACTGCAGACAGCATGGATACCCGTGAGGCACTGGTCAAAGAGCTGGCTTTATCTGCCGGTGTCCCCTTTCTGGTGGCTCTGTTCGGCAGTCTGATCATGCTGTGGTTTTGCATCACTCACGGGATCGCGCCACTGGAGCGCGTCCGGGATGTTCTGGCAAAGCGCAAACCTGGTGACGATAGCCCGCTGGCCCCGATCAAGGCGCCGCTTGAGTTGCAACCGCTGTTAAACACCATAGAACAGCTACTCGAGCGACTACAGGGCGCCATCCTGCGCGAGCGGCGCTTTACCGACAATGCGGCACATGAGTTGCGAACGCCGCTTACGGGCATAAAAACACACATCCAGGTTGCGGGTCTGGCGGCCGAGCTGCCCGATGATAATAAAACATTGAAAACAGCATTAAGCAAAGCCGACCATGGTGTCCTGCAATTGCAGGGCATTCTGGATCGTTTGCTCAGCCTGGCCAGACTGGACGACGATGCAGTTCCAGCCGAAAGCTGTGACCCGCTTGAAGTGGTTTATACCGCCGCAGAACAATTGCAAGCGTCATATCCTGACATCAAAAACAGAGTCCTCATAAAAGCAGAAAACTCCGTCGCTTCGTTGAATGTTGCCAGACCGTTGCTGCTGTCGGCTACGCAAAATCTGATTGACAATGCCTTGCGCTATACGCCTGACGATATACCGATTATTGTTCAAATAACACAGCCGAATATCGGGCGGATCCGTATCAGCGTACTGGATGAAGGCCCCGGGCTTAATGCCCATGATCGGGCGCACGCGGTAAACCGGTTTTGGCGTCGGGATCGCAGCGTGCCGGGCAGCGGACTTGGGCTATCGATTGTGGATGCAATTGCGCGACGACATCATGGCACGTTCGAACTGCTTGCGCGTGCCGGACACGGACTGGAAGCACGACTGGAATTCCCTATATGA
- a CDS encoding response regulator: MHVLLVEDDALVASGIVTGLKLHGLTVDHVNCASLADTALKSSHFDVCILDLGLPDEDGICLLHRWRDQGQQLPILVLTARDALCHRITGLLGGADDYLVKPFDLLELQARLHVLTRRRAGRSKDFVEHGGLVFCASTGEVRLHGRPVSLARRELALLRALLQNPKAILSTEQLCDSVYGYEQSLESNAINVHVYHLRRKLGNNIVETVRGLGYRLGLPEKKDEQ; the protein is encoded by the coding sequence ATGCACGTACTACTTGTCGAAGATGATGCACTGGTGGCTAGCGGCATTGTCACCGGTTTAAAACTACATGGGCTGACCGTTGACCATGTCAATTGCGCGAGTCTGGCCGATACCGCATTGAAGTCCTCGCATTTCGATGTGTGCATTCTTGATCTTGGTCTGCCGGACGAAGACGGCATTTGCCTGCTGCATCGCTGGCGTGATCAGGGCCAGCAACTGCCTATCCTGGTGCTGACAGCGCGCGACGCCCTTTGCCATCGGATAACAGGATTGCTCGGCGGTGCCGACGATTATCTGGTCAAACCCTTCGATTTACTGGAGTTGCAGGCCCGACTGCACGTGCTAACGCGACGCCGCGCCGGACGCAGCAAAGACTTTGTCGAACACGGCGGCCTGGTCTTCTGTGCGTCAACGGGCGAGGTCCGGCTGCATGGCCGCCCGGTTTCATTGGCCAGGCGCGAACTGGCATTGCTGCGCGCCCTATTACAAAATCCGAAAGCGATCCTGAGCACGGAACAATTATGCGATAGCGTCTACGGTTATGAACAAAGCCTGGAGAGCAATGCCATTAATGTTCATGTGTATCACCTGCGTCGCAAGCTCGGCAACAATATCGTCGAGACAGTCAGGGGCCTGGGCTACCGGCTTGGATTGCCGGAGAAAAAGGACGAACAATGA
- the soxC gene encoding sulfite dehydrogenase has product MRDKSSPSQKFARLRNAPENFISDEFVSEVRQHGWDDTRRSFIRKSLMAAGAALAGGGVARAATQNPPDQMITEPRPWSTSLGNPVAFHPYGQPSKYEVNLQRRQSPGLTAVPQASVAFSPLQGMFGIITANGLHFERHHQGWVDVDPTEHRFMINGMVKNPKVYTMDDLMRLPSVSRMHFIECGANTAMEWGNVAVPTVQYTHGMLSCCEFTGVPLKYLLQDCGADFKNAQFILAEGNDGSSETRTISMARAMDDVIVAWGMNGEMLRPENGYPLRLVVPGVQGVSWVKWLRRIEVGDKPWNAKDETLGYVDHMPDGTLRQYTSIQECKSVITSPSGGQALLSKGFYNITGLAWSGRGKIKQVDISVDGGRNWKTATLNTPILDKCLTRFNFAWNWDGSPAILQSRAVDETGYVQPTKSQLVAVRGTRSIYHNNAIQSWKVAESGEVFNVHVE; this is encoded by the coding sequence ATGAGAGACAAGTCCAGTCCATCGCAAAAGTTTGCGCGTTTGCGCAATGCACCAGAGAATTTTATTTCAGATGAATTTGTATCTGAGGTTCGCCAACACGGTTGGGACGACACGCGTAGAAGTTTTATTCGTAAAAGTTTGATGGCTGCGGGCGCCGCTCTCGCCGGCGGCGGCGTAGCGCGTGCTGCAACGCAAAACCCGCCGGACCAGATGATTACGGAACCGCGCCCATGGAGTACGTCGCTGGGTAATCCGGTCGCTTTTCATCCCTATGGGCAGCCTTCAAAATATGAAGTGAATCTGCAAAGGCGGCAATCGCCCGGGTTAACGGCAGTGCCGCAGGCATCTGTTGCATTTTCGCCGCTGCAGGGCATGTTCGGAATAATCACCGCGAACGGGCTTCATTTCGAACGTCATCATCAGGGGTGGGTGGATGTAGATCCGACAGAGCATCGCTTCATGATCAACGGCATGGTCAAGAACCCCAAAGTGTATACGATGGATGACCTGATGCGATTGCCCTCGGTTTCCCGGATGCACTTTATCGAGTGTGGCGCGAACACCGCCATGGAGTGGGGCAATGTTGCCGTGCCCACGGTCCAGTACACCCACGGCATGTTGTCCTGTTGCGAGTTTACCGGTGTTCCCTTGAAGTACCTGTTGCAAGATTGCGGCGCAGATTTCAAGAACGCGCAGTTCATCCTGGCTGAAGGCAATGACGGTTCAAGCGAGACCCGCACCATCTCCATGGCACGGGCCATGGACGATGTGATTGTTGCCTGGGGCATGAATGGCGAAATGCTGCGTCCCGAGAACGGCTATCCGTTGCGCCTGGTGGTGCCCGGCGTACAAGGGGTGTCTTGGGTAAAGTGGCTGCGCAGGATCGAGGTGGGCGACAAGCCATGGAATGCCAAAGACGAGACCCTGGGATATGTCGACCACATGCCCGACGGCACGCTGCGTCAATATACCTCCATTCAGGAATGCAAATCCGTGATTACCAGCCCGTCTGGTGGCCAGGCATTGCTTTCCAAGGGGTTTTATAACATTACCGGTCTTGCCTGGTCTGGCCGCGGAAAAATAAAACAAGTGGATATCTCGGTCGACGGGGGCCGGAACTGGAAAACGGCCACGCTCAATACCCCGATTCTGGACAAGTGCCTGACGCGGTTCAATTTTGCATGGAACTGGGATGGATCGCCCGCCATCTTGCAAAGCAGGGCGGTGGACGAAACCGGCTATGTTCAACCGACTAAATCCCAGCTGGTGGCCGTGCGCGGCACTCGCTCCATTTATCACAACAATGCGATCCAGTCATGGAAAGTGGCCGAATCAGGGGAGGTGTTCAATGTTCACGTTGAGTAA
- a CDS encoding c-type cytochrome, which produces MFTLSNVRALSVVLSVFLAQLSIAQPIDISALTSTQEEQAQIDATIKKMAEQNLTFHNVGRDALKVEVQAWDIDVRPDFQGLKPGKGSVADGEEVWASKCASCHGDFGESNKFFAPLLGGTTEEDVKAGRVSNLRAEANVPSTMMMKLSTVSTLWDFIYRAMPWNAPKSLTPDETYAVVAYLLSEASIVDADFELSDSNIADVQKRMPNRDGMVVYPGLWHTKGKPDTQNTACMQDCAGQAKVVSALPEHARNMNGNYAAQMRIVGAAIGVNSDAPKLTGKPADNAAAVRAYAKQTITGGAKNADAKQDAGAGKGEAKASGQAMDAATEEKVKTILTTNACTSCHAANTRLIGPSFKEISEKYSENDAAKLGEKIRKGGSGVWGAIPMPPQPGIADGDISLVIKWILSAEHN; this is translated from the coding sequence ATGTTCACGTTGAGTAATGTCCGGGCATTATCAGTAGTGCTCTCGGTTTTTCTCGCACAATTGTCAATTGCCCAGCCGATTGATATCTCTGCATTGACGTCCACACAGGAAGAGCAGGCGCAGATTGATGCCACCATTAAGAAAATGGCGGAACAAAATCTTACTTTTCATAATGTTGGCCGTGATGCCCTGAAGGTGGAAGTGCAGGCCTGGGACATTGATGTGCGTCCCGACTTCCAGGGTTTGAAACCTGGTAAAGGCAGTGTGGCGGATGGGGAAGAGGTCTGGGCTTCAAAGTGCGCTTCCTGTCATGGCGACTTTGGCGAGAGCAATAAATTTTTTGCACCGCTGCTGGGCGGCACGACCGAAGAGGATGTGAAAGCCGGCAGGGTCAGTAACCTGCGCGCCGAAGCCAATGTGCCGTCGACCATGATGATGAAGCTCAGTACGGTATCAACATTGTGGGATTTCATATACCGGGCCATGCCCTGGAATGCGCCAAAATCGCTTACGCCAGATGAAACGTATGCGGTGGTTGCCTATTTGCTGAGCGAAGCCAGCATCGTTGATGCAGACTTCGAGCTGAGCGATAGCAATATTGCAGATGTGCAAAAGCGTATGCCCAACCGCGATGGCATGGTGGTCTATCCGGGGCTCTGGCACACAAAGGGCAAGCCGGATACACAAAATACTGCATGTATGCAAGATTGTGCCGGGCAAGCCAAGGTTGTATCGGCGTTGCCAGAGCATGCGCGCAATATGAACGGCAATTATGCGGCGCAGATGCGTATTGTAGGTGCGGCAATCGGTGTCAATTCCGATGCGCCGAAACTTACCGGTAAGCCAGCAGACAATGCTGCGGCGGTACGGGCTTATGCCAAGCAGACGATCACGGGCGGCGCAAAGAATGCTGATGCCAAGCAGGATGCGGGCGCCGGCAAGGGCGAAGCAAAGGCGTCTGGCCAGGCCATGGACGCGGCAACCGAGGAAAAAGTCAAGACCATTCTGACAACCAATGCATGCACCAGCTGTCACGCCGCGAACACCAGACTGATCGGGCCGTCGTTTAAAGAGATCAGTGAAAAGTACTCGGAAAACGACGCTGCCAAGCTTGGCGAAAAAATAAGAAAAGGCGGGTCCGGCGTCTGGGGCGCGATACCGATGCCGCCACAGCCAGGCATTGCCGATGGCGATATTTCACTGGTGATCAAATGGATACTTTCTGCCGAACATAATTGA
- the soxY gene encoding thiosulfate oxidation carrier protein SoxY — protein sequence MDIRRRNFLQASAVLSFAVMSGVLTLEEARAAETQWNKELFEATDNEGVFKALGASNPEKSDKVKLVAPDIAENGAVVPIALSADMDNVTMMAFLIPENPNTMTGMFNIPEGTEANIATRVKMAKTSDIFGLVKAGDKYYLAQKEVKVTLGGCGG from the coding sequence ATGGATATAAGAAGACGTAATTTTCTACAGGCGAGCGCCGTATTGAGCTTTGCGGTGATGAGCGGCGTTCTGACGCTCGAGGAAGCACGCGCTGCAGAAACGCAATGGAATAAGGAACTGTTTGAGGCGACCGACAATGAGGGAGTATTCAAGGCTTTGGGGGCCAGTAATCCCGAAAAAAGCGACAAGGTAAAGCTGGTTGCGCCGGATATTGCGGAAAATGGCGCCGTCGTGCCCATTGCCTTGAGCGCTGATATGGACAACGTCACGATGATGGCGTTTCTGATCCCCGAAAATCCCAACACCATGACTGGTATGTTCAATATTCCTGAAGGCACCGAGGCCAACATCGCTACCAGGGTGAAAATGGCTAAAACGTCGGATATTTTCGGTCTGGTCAAGGCGGGCGACAAATACTATTTGGCTCAGAAAGAAGTCAAGGTGACGCTGGGTGGTTGTGGCGGCTGA
- the soxZ gene encoding thiosulfate oxidation carrier complex protein SoxZ, which produces MATRPMRIRAKETDGVVNVKVLMAHVMETGQRKDQEGKVVPAWHITNVMAKCNDKDVFSAQWGPAISRDPYLAFSFKGAKKGDKVEITWIDTKKETRTDTAEIK; this is translated from the coding sequence ATGGCAACGAGACCAATGCGTATTCGCGCGAAAGAAACGGACGGGGTAGTAAACGTAAAGGTACTGATGGCCCACGTGATGGAAACCGGACAGCGCAAGGACCAGGAAGGGAAAGTAGTGCCGGCCTGGCATATTACCAATGTGATGGCCAAATGCAATGACAAGGACGTATTTTCCGCCCAATGGGGTCCGGCGATCTCCCGGGACCCGTACCTCGCTTTCAGTTTCAAGGGCGCCAAGAAAGGGGACAAAGTAGAGATAACGTGGATCGACACCAAGAAAGAAACCAGAACGGATACGGCCGAGATCAAATAA
- the soxX gene encoding sulfur oxidation c-type cytochrome SoxX translates to MKKLHYAMVIASLSLVGAHSFAQPLTGTSDQDVMTVLKESFAPVGDVTLERLEQSPEQKACSDMAASGQAIPKEVMEKLLKQAMASIKPPADKQFLGDWKAGEKIAQSGVGLQFSDKPGVASGGNCYACHQMTKSEIAFGNIGPSLLHYGKNRGNAPQILEYTWNKIYNSHAYTACSNMPRFGTAGILTEQQIKDVMALLFDPASPVNNQ, encoded by the coding sequence ATGAAAAAATTACATTACGCGATGGTGATTGCGTCTCTGTCTTTGGTCGGTGCCCATTCATTTGCACAGCCTTTGACCGGTACCAGCGATCAGGATGTCATGACGGTGCTGAAAGAATCCTTTGCGCCTGTGGGCGATGTCACGCTTGAACGATTGGAGCAGTCACCAGAACAAAAAGCCTGTTCGGACATGGCGGCAAGCGGGCAAGCCATCCCTAAAGAGGTGATGGAAAAGTTATTGAAGCAGGCCATGGCGTCGATCAAGCCACCTGCCGATAAACAGTTTCTTGGTGACTGGAAAGCCGGTGAAAAAATTGCACAATCCGGCGTTGGGCTGCAGTTTAGCGATAAACCAGGCGTTGCTTCTGGCGGTAACTGTTATGCCTGCCACCAGATGACCAAGTCGGAAATCGCCTTCGGCAATATCGGACCGTCGCTGCTCCATTATGGCAAGAACCGGGGCAACGCCCCGCAGATACTTGAATATACCTGGAACAAAATCTATAACTCGCATGCCTATACGGCTTGCTCCAATATGCCGCGTTTCGGTACCGCGGGTATTCTGACAGAGCAGCAAATCAAAGATGTCATGGCATTGCTCTTTGATCCGGCTTCACCGGTGAATAACCAATAG
- a CDS encoding TlpA family protein disulfide reductase produces the protein MINLQTPLIRFFFVLAISLGISVQAHAVVTSLKKGDTITLPAFTLLDGSEIASESLKNKPVLLSFWASWCPYCARQNPYIQKLHEQVKGSNMQVVTVSIDKDLKAASDYMAKHNYTFAAAKFTPELKAVFGEIKIIPLVYVVDKNSIIQEVIPGEMFEEDVLDMRKYAK, from the coding sequence ATGATCAATCTTCAAACGCCTTTAATAAGGTTTTTCTTTGTACTTGCAATAAGCCTGGGCATATCGGTACAAGCCCATGCCGTTGTTACGTCATTAAAAAAGGGCGACACCATTACCTTGCCGGCATTTACGCTGCTCGATGGCAGTGAAATTGCCAGCGAATCGCTGAAAAATAAACCTGTGTTGCTGTCGTTCTGGGCGTCCTGGTGTCCTTACTGCGCCAGGCAGAACCCGTATATCCAAAAACTGCACGAGCAGGTGAAAGGTTCGAATATGCAGGTTGTTACGGTGTCAATCGACAAAGATCTGAAAGCGGCGTCCGACTACATGGCCAAGCATAACTATACCTTTGCGGCTGCAAAATTCACTCCGGAGCTCAAAGCGGTTTTTGGTGAAATAAAAATTATTCCTTTGGTGTATGTCGTTGATAAAAACAGCATTATCCAGGAAGTCATACCCGGGGAAATGTTCGAGGAAGATGTCCTGGATATGCGCAAGTACGCTAAATGA